DNA from Arthrobacter sp. PvP023:
AGAGGCTGCCGGGGTGCCGCTAGGGGCCCTATGGCCCTAATGGGCGTGCCGGAGGGACCGTAACGTGGGTTTACATGAACATCATGACGCCGCCCGAGGGCCAGTTGTCCATTGACCAGTGCTGGGTAATGCTCGACACCGAGGTGGTCGGGAGGATCGCGCTCATTGTCGACGGCCACCCGGAAATCTTCCCGGTTAATTTCGTGCTCCAGCGCCGCACTGTCGTCTTCCGGACGGCCGGCGGGACCAAGCTGTGGGCAGCCATGACGGCCAAGCCCGTGGCTTTTGAGATTGACGGCTACGACGCTCATGAAGAGATGGCCTGGAGCGTGGTTGCCCGCGGCGAAGCCGAGCTAATCGAAACCCAGGACGAAAAAGACGAAGTGGACGCCCTGTTCCTGGAGCCATGGCAGCCGGGCGACAAGGACTACTACGTACGGCTGGCGCCCAAGGCACTCACCGGCCGACGGTTCAAGGTCAAGAAGCCGGACATGTGGAACACGCGGCTGTCCGATCCCCGTCGCGCCGCGTTCGAGTAGCCCGCTTCGCTAAAGAACCTCAGCGCTTCTCTGGGGTGTGCACAACCAGTACCGGGCAATGCGCGTGGGCCACACAGGCAGAACTCACCGAGCCCAGCAGCAGGCCGCCGAAGCCGCCATGGCCCCGCCTTCCGACTATGAGCATGTCGGCATCCCGGCTCGCGTCAATGAGGGTATTCCTTGGGCGTCCCTGCACCAGCTTGGTTTCGACGTTCGGCGGTGTTTCCGTCCCGAACGCCTTGGCCACTGTTTCCTGAAGGATCTCCCCGGCACGCACGTCGAAGTCGTTGATTCCCATGGCCACGTAGCCGTCGTACACGGGCGGGTAATCCCAGCATGCCATCGCGACGAGCTGTGCTCCAAGCTTGTCCGCAAGCCCGTGTCCCTGTTTCAGGGCCTCCACTGAGGCCTCTGAGCCATCGACTCCAACAATGATCGTCCGGACGTCCTTGGCCTCATTCATGTCTTCCCCTTTCGAGGGCGGATATCGCGGGAGGGCCCCGGCGGACAGGCAGGTGTCATTCAAGGATGTGTGCCGGAACCCGCCGTCGCTAGGGCCTAAAGTCATGGCCGCTGTGGGTCCAAGGACCCTTGCTGCACTTAGCACCGTCAACGAGAATTGCAGAGCCGGATGCCGGAAACCGGGTCCGGACAGAGATAATGGGATCTGCACCGCTCCGGCAAGCCGGTTGCGGACCGATTATGGCAGCTCCGGCCGCCGGACAGGAGGACCATGATTCCTCGGGCAGACCTAGGTCCCTCCGCGCCGGACATGAACAGCGGCCTCATCCGTGTGTTCATCCTCGACGATCACGAACTTGTCAGGCGGGGGCTCCAGGAGCTTCTGGAAGGCGAGGGTTTCCAGGTCGTGGGCAGCTCAGGTTCCGCTGTCGAGGCAACCCGTCGCATTCCTGCCCTGCATCCCGACGTCAGCGTGCTCGATGCCCGCCTTCCGGATGGAACGGGCATCGAAGTCTGCCGGGACGTCCGGTCCGTGGATCCGAACCTCAACTGCCTGATACTGACGAGCTTCGACGATGAGCAGGCCCTGCGCGGTGCCGTACTCGCCGGAGCCCGGGGATACGTCCTGAAGGAGATTGGCGGCACCGACCTGATTGGCGCCCTGCGCCGCGCGGCCGCCGGAGAGTCGCTTTTCGACGACGGCGTGGCGGCAAGCATCGTGGAAAGCCTTGTCGCACCCCAGCAGGTGGATCCGAGGATCGCCGGCCTCACCCCGCAGGAGCGGCGTGTCCTGGAACTGGTGGGCGGCGGCCTCACCAACCGGCAGATCGCTGCCGAAATGTTCCTGGCGGAGAAGACCGTCAAGAACTATGTGTCATCGCTACTGGCAAAACTGGGCTTTGAACGGCGCACGCAGGCCGC
Protein-coding regions in this window:
- a CDS encoding pyridoxamine 5'-phosphate oxidase family protein, giving the protein MNIMTPPEGQLSIDQCWVMLDTEVVGRIALIVDGHPEIFPVNFVLQRRTVVFRTAGGTKLWAAMTAKPVAFEIDGYDAHEEMAWSVVARGEAELIETQDEKDEVDALFLEPWQPGDKDYYVRLAPKALTGRRFKVKKPDMWNTRLSDPRRAAFE
- a CDS encoding universal stress protein yields the protein MNEAKDVRTIIVGVDGSEASVEALKQGHGLADKLGAQLVAMACWDYPPVYDGYVAMGINDFDVRAGEILQETVAKAFGTETPPNVETKLVQGRPRNTLIDASRDADMLIVGRRGHGGFGGLLLGSVSSACVAHAHCPVLVVHTPEKR
- a CDS encoding response regulator transcription factor, translating into MIPRADLGPSAPDMNSGLIRVFILDDHELVRRGLQELLEGEGFQVVGSSGSAVEATRRIPALHPDVSVLDARLPDGTGIEVCRDVRSVDPNLNCLILTSFDDEQALRGAVLAGARGYVLKEIGGTDLIGALRRAAAGESLFDDGVAASIVESLVAPQQVDPRIAGLTPQERRVLELVGGGLTNRQIAAEMFLAEKTVKNYVSSLLAKLGFERRTQAAVYIANNSVPAPSASGHAGAAHSAAAHAAGSDSDGHRR